The following proteins are encoded in a genomic region of Bacillota bacterium:
- a CDS encoding transposase — RFLLRHGVQAPQGTRRWSRMFLRWLDTLSFPHRATQVASQEYLHAVHELQGRVERLKGEIHAMATESRQARVIQALQAIKGVQEVTAVSLVAEIGEFSRFGSAAELMAYAGLVPRGFSSGAQTRRGGITKTGNGHVRFVLGEAAWAYRHRPAVKAPLRARQQGAYPDVLRVALKAQERLQRKYWRLLSRGKPSTVAATAVARELLGFAWAIGCCVEAKRTHAAA, encoded by the coding sequence CCGCTTCCTGCTGCGCCACGGTGTGCAGGCGCCGCAGGGTACGCGTCGGTGGTCCCGGATGTTCCTGCGCTGGCTGGATACGCTGAGCTTCCCGCATCGGGCCACCCAGGTGGCCTCCCAGGAGTACCTGCATGCGGTTCATGAGTTACAGGGCCGGGTCGAGCGGCTCAAGGGGGAGATCCATGCGATGGCCACCGAGAGCCGGCAGGCTCGGGTGATCCAGGCGCTGCAGGCGATCAAAGGGGTCCAAGAGGTGACGGCGGTGAGCCTGGTCGCAGAGATCGGGGAGTTCTCGCGCTTTGGAAGCGCCGCCGAACTGATGGCGTACGCGGGCCTGGTGCCCCGGGGGTTCTCGAGCGGGGCGCAAACGCGGCGAGGCGGGATCACCAAGACCGGCAATGGTCACGTCCGCTTCGTGCTGGGGGAGGCCGCCTGGGCGTACCGGCACCGACCAGCCGTGAAGGCCCCGTTGCGCGCCCGGCAGCAGGGTGCCTATCCGGACGTCCTGCGAGTGGCTCTCAAGGCGCAGGAACGGCTGCAGCGCAAGTACTGGCGCTTGCTGAGCCGGGGAAAGCCGTCGACCGTTGCCGCTACCGCCGTGGCACGAGAGTTGCTTGGGTTTGCCTGGGCCATTGGCTGCTGCGTGGAGGCCAAACGCACCCACGCGGCTGCGTGA
- a CDS encoding Uma2 family endonuclease, which translates to MSVTAQKLTSEQFLRMTAPDEVEMELSEGQIVVMTKPGYVHQRVVRRLSRLLEDFCERTGWGEFVVDMLVRLSEYTSRAPDLSGVRRERASIIGADRLEQPPDIAIEVHSRNRAEDRGPKFEQYREAGVGAYWMIDPASRSLEAYRLQDGEYVLVWHGRNSAVFRPEELPGFELPLELLW; encoded by the coding sequence ATGAGCGTGACGGCGCAGAAGCTGACCAGCGAGCAGTTCCTCAGGATGACGGCACCTGACGAGGTGGAAATGGAACTGAGCGAAGGGCAGATCGTGGTCATGACCAAGCCCGGTTACGTGCACCAGCGGGTTGTGCGGCGGCTGTCACGCCTTCTCGAGGACTTTTGTGAGCGAACCGGGTGGGGCGAGTTCGTGGTTGACATGCTGGTTCGCCTGTCGGAATACACCAGCCGCGCTCCAGATCTGAGCGGGGTCCGGCGAGAGAGGGCTTCGATCATTGGGGCAGACCGCCTCGAGCAACCGCCCGACATTGCCATCGAGGTGCACAGCCGCAACCGGGCAGAGGATCGAGGCCCCAAGTTCGAGCAGTACCGGGAGGCAGGCGTGGGCGCCTACTGGATGATCGACCCCGCCTCCCGATCGCTGGAGGCCTATCGCCTTCAGGACGGCGAGTACGTCCTGGTCTGGCACGGTCGAAACAGTGCCGTCTTCCGGCCCGAGGAACTTCCGGGTTTTGAACTCCCGCTTGAGCTTCTCTGGTAA